In one Cyclopterus lumpus isolate fCycLum1 chromosome 22, fCycLum1.pri, whole genome shotgun sequence genomic region, the following are encoded:
- the mpp5a gene encoding MAGUK p55 subfamily member 5-A, whose translation MTTSHLNGNVAEEEEEEEEEGGGGGGGGGGDEELRGGQQHREMAVDCPGELGSRTLPVRRSAQLERIRQHQEDLRRRREEEGRQLDLNASLRLRKLSQHPHIGIDNPTFLQDSHTSQQQPLGSQHTHALLELEELLLSLKQVRGCLSDQQSQHDVELVYALLNKSDFQSALKIHNAVATSMHRPSPPYPHTHQALQLALETRSLIQSSQNKEGLELHSLLSDTHIQSLLLAHDSIAETEMQPEPLPSEGETLTQWGEETVKIVRIEKAQDIPLGATVRNEMDSVVISRIVRGGAAERSGLLSEGDEILEINSIEIRGKDVNQVFDILADMHGLLTFVLIPSTQSKPPPVKESVVHVKAHFDYDPSDDPYVPCRELGLSFQKGDILHIISQSDPNWWQAYRDGDEDNQPLAGLVPGKSFQQQREAMKQTIEEEKEPEKSGKLWCAKKNKRKRKKLLYNIHRTDDVDNEEILTYEEMALYHQPANRKRPIALIGPTSCGQVELRQRLLNSQPERFAGAVPHTTRSRRDCELSGRDYHFVSRQTFEAELAAGKLIESGDFEKNLYGTSTDSVRQVINTGKICVLCLHTQALKVLRSSDLKPYIIFIAPPSQERLRALLAKDNKNPKPEELRDVIEKAREMEQSCGHLFDAIIVNTDQDKAFNELLRLINKLDTEPQWVPCSWLR comes from the exons ATGACAACCTCCCATCTGAACGGCAATgttgcagaggaggaggaggaagaggaggaggaggggggaggaggaggaggaggaggaggaggggatgaagaACTGAGGGGAGGACAGCAGCACCGGGAGATGGCTGTCGACTGTCCTGGTGAGCTGGGCAGTCGAACTCTGCCGGTCCGACGGTCCGCACAGCTGGAGAGGATACGACAGCACCAG GAGGATCTCCGTCGccgcagagaggaggagggtcgGCAGCTGGACCTGAACGCCTCGCTCAGACTCAGGAAGCTCTCCCAGCATCCCCACATCGGGATCGACAACCCCACATTCCTGCAAGACTCGCACACATCGCAGCAGCAGCCGCTCGGcagccagcacacacacgcactgctgg AGTTGGAGGAGCTGCTGTTGTCACTGAAGCAGGTCAGGGGCTGCCTGTCCGACCAGCAGAGCCAGCATGACGTGGAGCTGGTTTATGCACTACTAAACAAG TCTGACTTCCAGTCAGCCTTGAAGATCCATAATGCCGTGGCCACCAGCATGCACCGACCCTCTCCTCcgtacccacacacacaccaggctcTTCAGCTGGCCTTGGAG ACCAGGAGTCTCATCCAGTCGAGTCAGAACAAAGAGGGCCTGGAACTCCACAGCctgctgtcagacacacacatccag tcATTGCTCCTGGCCCATGACAGCATAGCGGAGACGGAGATGCAGCCTGAGCCGCTGCCCTCCGAGGGAGAGACACTGACCCAGTGGGGAGAAGAGACTGTGAAGATAGTCCGCATCGAGAAGGCCCAGGACATACCGCTG GGGGCGACTGTCCGTAATGAGATGGACAGTGTAGTGATCAGTCGCATCGTTCGAGGGGGAGCAGCTGAGCGAAGTGGACTTCTCTCAGAAGGAGATGAAATACTGGAGATCAACAGCATAGAGATCAGAGGGAAAGATGTCAACCAAGTCTTTGACATACTT gCGGACATGCACGGCCTGCTGACCTTCGTGCTTATTCCCAGCACTCAGAGCAAACCTCCTCCCGTCAAAGAGTCTGTG GTCCACGTGAAGGCCCATTTCGACTACGACCCATCAGATGACCCCTACGTGCCGTGCAGAGAGCTGGGCCTGTCCTTCCAGAAAGGAGATATTCTCCACATCATCAGCCAGTCGGACCCCAACTGGTGGCAGGCGTACAGGGACGGAGACGAGGACAACCAGCCTCTAGCCGGACTGGTGCCAG GGAAGAGtttccagcagcagagagaagccATGAAACAgaccatagaagaagaaaaggagccGGAGAAGTCTG GGAAGCTGTGGTGCGcgaagaagaacaagaggaagagaaagaagctGCTGTACAACATTCACAGGACCGATG ATGTTGACAACGAGGAGATTCTCACCTATGAGGAGATGGCTTTGTACCACCAGCCGGCCAATAGGAAGCGGCCGATTGCACTGATTGGTCCAACCAGCTGCGGGCAGGTGGAGCTTAGACAGAGACTGCTCAACAGTCAACCAGAACGCTTTGCTGGAGCTGTACCCC acaCCACAAGGAGCCGTCGGGATTGCGAGCTGAGTGGTCGAGATTACCACTTTGTGTCTCGTCAGACCTTTGAGGCAGAACTGGCAGCAG GGAAGCTGATAGAGTCCGGTGACTTTGAGAAGAACCTGTATGGGACGAGCACGGACTCGGTGAGACAGGTCATCAACACTGGAAAGATCTGTGTGCtctgtctgcacacacag gctctTAAGGTGCTCAGGAGTTCTGACTTGAAGCCTTACATCATCTTCATAGCTCCACCCTCCCAGGAAAGACTCAGAGCCCTATTGGCTAAAGACAACAAGAACCCAAAG CCTGAGGAGCTGAGGGACGTCATTGAGAAAGCACGGGAGATGGAGCAGAGCTGCGGTCACCTGTTTGACGCCATCATCGTCAACACGGACCAGGACAAAGCCTTCAACGAGCTGCTACGACTCATCAACAAACTGGACACTGAACCCCAGTGGGTGCCCTGCTCCTGGCTGcgctga